A genomic stretch from Erigeron canadensis isolate Cc75 chromosome 9, C_canadensis_v1, whole genome shotgun sequence includes:
- the LOC122582692 gene encoding dirigent protein 21-like, whose product MARNFLKTQLFLITFIILHILTTTIKSQPFSRKLSTKSLGSKKEKLTHIQFYFHDIPSGPNPTAVQVASAPTTNTSQSFFGLVMMMDDPLTIGPEPKSKIVGRAQGIYAASDMQQLGFLMVLNYCFTEGKYNGSTLSILGRNAALTPMREMSIVGGTGLFRCARGYAQAKTHSLDFKTGIAVVKYDVFILHY is encoded by the coding sequence ATGGCAAGAAATTTCCTTAAAACCCAATTATTCCTCATAACTTTTATCATCCTTCATATCCTCACCACAACCATCAAATCACAGCCTTTTTCAAGAAAACTGTCAACAAAATCACTTGGTTCTAAAAAAGAGAAGCTAACACACATACAATTCTATTTTCATGATATACCCAGCGGTCCTAACCCTACCGCGGTCCAAGTTGCCTCAGCTCCAACCACAAACACCTCGCAAAGCTTTTTTGGGCTTGTGATGATGATGGATGACCCATTAACTATTGGGCCCGAACCAAAGTCCAAAATCGTGGGAAGAGCTCAAGGAATATACGCTGCATCCGATATGCAGCAATTGGGGTTTTTAATGGTCTTGAATTACTGTTTTACTGAAGGTAAGTACAATGGAAGCACTTTGAGCATATTGGGTCGAAATGCTGCGTTAACGCCTATGAGAGAAATGTCGATAGTTGGTGGAACTGGGCTTTTTCGTTGTGCTAGAGGCTATGCACAGGCCAAGACTCATAGTCTCGATTTCAAAACCGGGATTGCTGTTGTTAAGTATGATGTTTTTATACTTCATTATTag
- the LOC122581864 gene encoding dirigent protein 21-like has translation MVNLYHHSKPQTILSLFSLNQTMAQTLSIPKYTILTFCLFTILIQTQSHQFSKKLSLNTLGSKKEKLSHLHFYFHDIVGGDYPTAVRVAEATITNTSRTGFGATVMIDDPLTVGPERTSKIVGRAQGIYASACLSDTRLLMALNYVFVEGKYNGSTLSILGTNHVFSPVREMPIVGGSGLFRFARGYALAKTIFLNFSNGDAVVEYNVYVLHY, from the coding sequence ATGGTAAATCTATACCACCACTCAAAACCTCAAACAATCCTCTCTTTATTTTCTCTCAACCAAACCATGGCACAAACTCTGTCAATACCCAAGTACACAATTCTTACATTTTGTCTATTCACAATTCTCATTCAAACACAATCCCATCAGTTTTCAAAAAAGTTGTCACTAAATACACTTGGTTCCAAAAAAGAAAAGCTAAGCCACCTTCACTTTTATTTCCATGACATAGTAGGAGGTGACTATCCTACCGCGGTTCGGGTAGCTGAAGCTACAATAACAAACACCTCCCGAACCGGGTTTGGTGCTACTGTCATGATAGACGACCCATTGACCGTTGGTCCAGAACGAACCTCCAAGATTGTTGGAAGAGCTCAAGGGATATATGCATCCGCTTGTTTGAGTGACACTCGATTACTAATGGCTCTAAATTATGTATTTGTTGAAGGAAAATATAATGGTAGTACTTTGAGTATCTTAGGGACTAATCATGTGTTTTCGCCGGTTAGGGAGATGCCGATCGTTGGTGGAAGTGGATTATTCCGATTTGCTCGTGGTTATGCACTTGCAAagactatttttttaaattttagcaATGGTGATGCTGTTGTTGAGTACAATGTTTATGTCCTACATTATTGA